The following are encoded together in the Mesoterricola sediminis genome:
- a CDS encoding pentapeptide repeat-containing protein has product MSELTRKEVVFILKSGKSFQRTDLSGLDLRGFDLSGANLAEANLAGTVLNRALLRGADLAGADLRLANLDEADLEGANLSRAQLKGVNLAGANLAKANLSYFDISQYDATTIPNMRGTVLTGAVLSGVNFSGVDLSGKDLRGADLSGADLRQTVLDGANLEGANLSRSTLLGASLNGANLVGADLSGAVLGGASLVRANASGASFADADLHLANLSSADLGKADLSRANLKGAVLSGSNLAGAVLRFLDILAYDKADIPDLTGANLSGADLSGTNLRGINLNQGILTGANLGAAVLRHATMEGAVLQGADLHGADLSGANLTGAVLAGANLSQALLAQAVLSGADVHGANLNGADLREITFTGANLTAADLTGASLSGAMLEGAVLAEARLVDAKLRRVNLAERDLRRADLSKADLAAANFEGANLSGAVLVGANLEETQLGGANLTGADLHGDDLRSANLCGADLTQANLGTTDLQGVILSANLTQANLSWANLKDAQLDKAILKGVNLSGVDLSGFDLQGMDLTAGVLDGAKLSSINLQGAVLRGAQAVGASFGGASLADADLGEGDFSGANFMGVNFERANLEGAKLASLPTEAWGEYRTNLSNANLAGANLSGADLYQANLNEANLHNANLSGASMVWADLRGVDLRKTSLVGTNLKGANLDGANLCGADLRETVLKDAYLDRANLSGANLSGTNLANADLRFCNLIDASMDGANLSGANLSGANLVWTNLSGANLMRANLNQAKLSGAHLGGADLRETDLTEANLHGANLSGAKR; this is encoded by the coding sequence ATGAGCGAGCTGACACGTAAGGAAGTGGTCTTCATCCTGAAGTCAGGGAAGAGCTTCCAGCGCACGGACCTCAGCGGCCTCGACCTGCGGGGGTTCGACCTGTCGGGGGCCAACCTGGCCGAGGCGAACCTGGCCGGAACGGTGCTCAACCGGGCCCTGCTCCGGGGCGCGGACCTGGCCGGGGCGGACCTGCGGCTGGCGAACCTGGACGAGGCGGACCTCGAGGGCGCCAACCTGAGCCGGGCCCAGCTCAAGGGCGTGAACCTCGCGGGGGCCAACCTCGCGAAGGCCAACCTGAGCTACTTCGACATCTCGCAGTACGACGCCACGACGATCCCGAACATGCGCGGGACCGTGCTCACCGGCGCCGTGCTCTCCGGCGTGAACTTCAGCGGGGTCGACCTCAGCGGGAAGGACCTGCGCGGGGCCGACCTCAGCGGCGCGGATCTCCGCCAGACGGTGCTGGACGGCGCGAACCTCGAGGGCGCGAACCTCTCCCGCTCCACCCTGCTGGGCGCGAGCCTCAACGGCGCGAACCTGGTTGGCGCCGATCTCAGCGGCGCGGTGCTGGGCGGCGCGAGCCTCGTGCGGGCCAACGCCTCCGGGGCCAGCTTCGCCGACGCGGACCTCCACCTCGCCAACCTCAGCAGCGCCGACCTGGGCAAGGCCGACCTGAGCCGCGCGAACCTCAAGGGCGCCGTCCTCAGCGGCTCGAACCTCGCGGGCGCCGTGCTGCGCTTCCTGGACATCCTCGCCTACGACAAGGCCGACATCCCCGACCTGACGGGGGCCAACCTCAGCGGGGCGGACCTCAGCGGCACGAACCTGCGCGGCATCAACCTGAACCAGGGCATCCTCACCGGGGCCAACCTCGGCGCCGCCGTCCTCCGCCACGCCACGATGGAGGGCGCGGTCCTCCAGGGCGCGGACCTGCACGGGGCCGACCTCTCCGGCGCGAACCTGACAGGCGCCGTCCTCGCGGGCGCGAACCTCTCCCAGGCCCTCCTGGCCCAGGCCGTGCTCAGCGGCGCGGACGTCCACGGGGCGAACCTGAACGGCGCGGACCTCCGCGAGATCACCTTCACGGGCGCGAACCTCACCGCCGCCGACCTCACCGGCGCCTCCCTCAGCGGGGCGATGCTGGAGGGCGCGGTCCTGGCCGAGGCCCGGCTGGTGGACGCCAAGCTGCGCCGCGTGAACCTGGCCGAGCGCGACCTGCGCCGGGCCGACCTGTCCAAGGCGGACCTGGCCGCGGCCAACTTCGAGGGCGCCAACCTCTCCGGTGCCGTCCTGGTGGGCGCCAACCTGGAGGAGACCCAGCTGGGCGGGGCGAACCTGACCGGCGCGGACCTCCACGGGGACGACCTCCGCAGCGCGAACCTCTGCGGCGCCGACCTCACCCAGGCCAACCTGGGCACGACGGATCTGCAGGGCGTGATCCTCAGCGCCAACCTCACGCAGGCGAACCTCTCCTGGGCCAACCTGAAGGACGCCCAGCTCGACAAGGCCATCCTCAAGGGCGTGAACCTGAGCGGCGTGGACCTCAGCGGCTTCGACCTCCAGGGCATGGACCTCACGGCCGGCGTCCTGGACGGGGCCAAGCTCTCCAGCATCAACCTGCAGGGGGCCGTCCTCCGCGGGGCCCAGGCCGTCGGCGCCTCCTTTGGCGGCGCCAGCCTCGCCGACGCGGACCTGGGCGAGGGCGATTTCAGCGGCGCCAACTTCATGGGCGTCAACTTCGAGCGCGCGAACCTGGAAGGCGCCAAGCTGGCCTCCCTGCCCACCGAGGCCTGGGGCGAGTACCGCACCAACCTGAGCAACGCGAACCTCGCCGGGGCCAACCTCTCCGGCGCCGACCTCTACCAGGCCAACCTCAACGAGGCGAACCTCCACAACGCGAACCTCTCCGGCGCCTCCATGGTGTGGGCCGACCTCCGCGGCGTGGACCTGCGGAAGACCTCCCTGGTGGGCACCAACCTGAAGGGCGCGAACCTGGACGGGGCCAACCTGTGCGGGGCCGACCTGCGCGAGACGGTGCTCAAGGACGCCTACCTGGACCGGGCCAACCTCTCGGGCGCGAACCTGAGCGGCACGAACCTGGCCAACGCGGACCTGCGCTTCTGCAACCTCATCGACGCCTCCATGGACGGGGCCAACCTCAGCGGCGCCAACCTCAGCGGCGCCAACCTGGTCTGGACCAACCTGAGCGGCGCCAACCTGATGCGGGCCAACCTCAACCAGGCCAAGCTCAGCGGCGCCCACCTGGGCGGCGCGGACCTGCGGGAGACGGACCTCACCGAGGCCAACCTCCACGGGGCCAACCTCAGCGGCGCCAAGCGCTGA
- a CDS encoding type II toxin-antitoxin system PemK/MazF family toxin: MALPFDPKPGTIVICDFRGFIAPEMVKPRPAIVVSPKFRRREKLCTIVPLSTTDPRKVEPYHHLLTLDPPLPYPFDSPTCWVKGDLLYTVSYERLDLPHKREPYSRRTFITRIIGEDDLEKIRICIQHGLGILS, from the coding sequence ATGGCCTTACCGTTCGACCCGAAGCCTGGAACCATCGTGATCTGTGATTTCAGGGGTTTCATCGCCCCGGAAATGGTGAAGCCGAGACCTGCGATCGTGGTCTCCCCAAAGTTCCGTCGGCGAGAAAAACTGTGCACGATAGTTCCCCTCAGCACGACTGATCCGCGCAAGGTGGAGCCCTACCATCATCTCCTCACCCTTGATCCGCCCCTCCCTTACCCGTTCGATTCCCCGACCTGCTGGGTGAAGGGCGACCTCCTTTACACGGTCTCGTATGAGCGCCTGGACCTTCCCCACAAACGAGAGCCGTATTCGAGGAGAACCTTTATCACGCGCATCATAGGAGAAGATGACCTAGAAAAAATCCGCATCTGTATTCAGCATGGGTTGGGCATCCTTTCTTGA
- a CDS encoding integrase core domain-containing protein: MYPLVFMDALRVRIRDEGTVKNKAIYLALGVRRDGRKEVRGLWIEQTEGAKFWLRGVTELKNRGVKNILTVVDQFTKECIALHAKPRLLGSDVAEALDLAICERGKPLSITVDNGAEFAGKVMDAWSDLHKVNLAFIRPGKPTENAFIESFNGRLRAECLNVEIFRSMGEVHGKLAAWHQDYNLHRPHSSIGYLTPLEFAARSRRSPSPSLRMNRPGLGGVKGESALDAAVPRPLLLRNEGEGPSGDGLLCEAIL; this comes from the coding sequence GTGTACCCCCTGGTGTTCATGGATGCCCTGCGGGTGCGGATCCGCGACGAGGGAACCGTAAAGAACAAAGCCATCTACCTGGCCCTGGGGGTTCGCCGGGATGGCCGGAAAGAGGTCCGGGGGCTCTGGATCGAGCAGACGGAGGGTGCCAAGTTTTGGCTGCGGGGGGTGACCGAGCTGAAGAACCGCGGGGTGAAAAACATCCTGACCGTCGTGGACCAGTTCACCAAGGAATGCATCGCGCTCCACGCCAAGCCGCGCCTCCTGGGCTCGGACGTGGCGGAGGCACTGGACTTGGCCATCTGTGAGCGCGGCAAGCCCTTGTCCATTACGGTGGACAATGGCGCGGAGTTCGCAGGAAAAGTCATGGACGCCTGGTCCGATCTCCACAAGGTCAACCTGGCCTTCATCCGGCCTGGAAAGCCCACGGAAAACGCCTTCATCGAGAGCTTCAACGGCCGCCTGCGAGCCGAGTGCCTGAACGTGGAAATCTTTCGGAGCATGGGCGAAGTCCACGGGAAGCTTGCGGCCTGGCACCAGGATTACAACCTGCATCGCCCGCACAGTTCCATCGGCTACCTGACGCCCCTGGAATTCGCGGCGCGGAGCAGGCGGAGCCCTTCGCCCTCGCTGAGGATGAATCGGCCCGGGCTCGGCGGCGTCAAGGGAGAAAGCGCCCTTGACGCCGCCGTCCCCAGGCCGTTGTTGCTCCGCAATGAGGGCGAAGGGCCTTCCGGCGACGGGCTTTTATGTGAGGCTATACTGTGA
- a CDS encoding type II toxin-antitoxin system RelE/ParE family toxin has translation MLRQLQQGVLLELPHSRPMPSIGTRCHELRITDRDKIWRISYRTEPDAIVILEVFKKKDRATPQLVTDECKARLARYLKAIK, from the coding sequence TTGCTGCGGCAACTCCAACAAGGCGTGCTTCTGGAGCTTCCCCACTCCAGACCCATGCCCTCCATTGGCACCCGGTGTCACGAGCTTCGGATCACCGACAGGGACAAGATCTGGCGAATCAGCTATCGCACTGAGCCCGATGCGATCGTGATTTTGGAGGTCTTCAAGAAGAAGGACCGGGCCACCCCTCAGCTTGTGACCGACGAGTGCAAAGCAAGGCTGGCGAGGTATCTCAAGGCGATCAAGTAG
- a CDS encoding XRE family transcriptional regulator gives MDKARRAKLEAAGWAVGTPTDFLKLSSEDEAFIDMKVALAATLRRLRMEQHLTQLAAANRLQSSQSRVAKMERADKTVTVDLLIRSILKLGGTRETVAAALHP, from the coding sequence ATGGACAAGGCAAGGCGAGCGAAGTTGGAAGCTGCTGGCTGGGCCGTCGGTACTCCCACCGACTTCCTCAAGCTTTCCAGCGAAGACGAGGCCTTCATTGACATGAAGGTAGCGCTGGCCGCCACCCTGCGGAGGCTCCGCATGGAGCAGCACCTCACCCAGCTTGCTGCCGCCAATCGGCTCCAGTCCAGCCAGTCCCGCGTGGCCAAAATGGAACGGGCCGACAAAACCGTCACCGTCGACCTGCTGATTCGCTCCATCCTGAAACTGGGTGGGACTCGCGAAACGGTGGCGGCTGCCCTCCACCCTTAG